A portion of the Fulvia fulva chromosome 1, complete sequence genome contains these proteins:
- a CDS encoding Glycerol-1-phosphate phosphohydrolase 1 has protein sequence MPHHEENNFSAPAELHDFAALLFDMDGTIIDSTDAIVKHWHQIGKEIGVPGDEILQTSHGRRSIDVLAILAPDRADWDYVCQAEGVIPINYGHDAVEIPGSRALLDHLESANAPWAIVTSGTRPLVTGWLDRMKLAHPKYMVTAEEVQHGKPDPECYRMGASRLGFGEGGKAVDPSEILVLEDAPAGMRAGKAAGYKVVALATTHDVARLKEAGADWIVRDMRSVTLQRVDGKTGRVSIEIRDALVA, from the exons ATGCCGCATCACGAAGAAAACAACTTCTCCGCGCCAGCCGAACTGCACGACTTTGCCGCCCTACTCTTCGACATGGACGGCACCATCATCGACAGCACAGATGCCATCGTCAAGCATTGGCACCAGATAGGAAAGGAGATTGGCGTACCAGGTGACG AAATTCTCCAAACATCCCACGGACGAAGAAGTATCGATGTCCTAGCCATCCTCGCCCCGGACCGTGCAGACTGGGACTACGTATGCCAAGCCGAAGGCGTCATCCCCATCAACTACGGCCATGACGCTGTCGAGATCCCTGGTAGTAGAGCCTTGCTCGATCATCTAGAGAGCGCCAATGCACCTTGGGCAATCGTCACTTCCGGAACGAGACCGCTCGTGACTGGCTGGCTGGATCGCATGAAGCTGGCGCATCCCAAGTACATGGTGACGGCGGAAGAGGTCCAGCACGGGAAGCCTGATCCTGAGTGTTACAGAATGGGTGCTTCGCGGTTAGGGTTTGGCGAGGGTGGTAAGGCAGTTGATCCTAGTGAGATTCTGGTTCTCGAGGACGCTCCGGCGGGAATGAGGGCGGGAAAGGCAGCGGGCTACAAGGTTGTTGCGCTGGCGACGACACATGATGTTGCGAGGCTGAAGGAGGCAGGTGCGGATTGGATTGTAAGGGATATGAGGAGTGTTACTCTGCAGCGTGTCGATGGGAAGACTGGTCGGGTCAGTATTGAGATTCGGGATGCATTGGTGGCATGA
- a CDS encoding Putative aldehyde dehydrogenase-like protein, with protein sequence MDASTRILLDPKVISTVVCLLLAWIAFLILRTDPEKAIEFSVPAPEQCKPAWQGKELDKPTIKVQNSTAIQCYCPATGQLLGLVNPSTPDRIDRVIARASVAQQQWKATTFARRRKVLKTLLKFILDNTEDIVRAACLDSGKTRTDAIFGEVLVTAEKLKWTIDHGAKALRPDRRPTNFLMFYKHNEIQYEPLGVIAACVSWNYPFHNLIGPIISGIFAGNAVVIKNSEQTAWSSVYFINIVRDALSACGHDPNIVHAISCWPQTAEYLTSHPGISHLTFIGSKPVAHEVAKSASKVLTPLCIELGGKDAAVVLDEPNGRALSKSEMNRIASILMRGVFQSSGQNCVGIERIVAMPAAYDMLIEMLEPRIRNLRPGYDLDPENDEGVDVGAMVSPASFDRLEGLIAEARGQGARSLIGGHRYHHERYPAGHFFSPTLVVDVTPQMRLAQEELFAPVCVIMRASNVEEVVQITNSTIYGLGCSVFGPTSSSAARDNLRHVTTSVKAGMVAVNDFAANYVVQLPFGGVGGSGYGRFAGLEGLRGVSNAKSICRDKWPGLLKTAIPAELNYPMRPSAWVKARGVVEVGNGDTLRRRLQGVRKLAGF encoded by the exons ATGGACGCGTCCACGCGCATACTGCTGGACCCAAAAGTCATATCGACGGTGGTGTGTCTTCTACTCGCCTGGATCGCGTTCTTGATCCTTCGAACAGACCCGGAGAAGGCCATCGAGTTTTCTGTGCCAGCGCCTGAGCAATGCAAGCCAGCATGGCAGGGAAAGGAGTTGGACAAGCCGACCATCAAGGTCCAAAACTCTACCGCTATACAATGCTACTGTCCGGCCACTGGACAACTTCTTGGACTCGTCAATCCCTCGACTCCTGACCGCATCGACCGGGTTATTGCCAGAGCCAGTGTCGCACAGCAGCAATGGAAGGCGACCACGTTTGCCCGACGAAGGAAAGTGCTCAAGACACTTCTAAAATTTATTCTTGATAACACGGAGGACATTGTGCGCGCTGCTTGTCTGGACAGTGGAAAGACGCGTACCGACGCCATCTTTGGTGAGGTTCTTGTGACGGCCGAGAAACTCAAGTGGACCATCGACCATGGCGCGAAGGCGCTGCGTCCTGATCGACGACCGACTAATTTCTTGATGTTTTACAAGCACAATGAAATACAGTACGAGCCGCTTGGAGTCATCGCGGCCTGCGTGAGCTGGAA CTACCCCTTCCACAACCTGATCGGGCCAATCATCAGTGGcatcttcgccggcaacgCCGTTGTCATTAAGAACAGCGAGCAAACGGCCTGGTCGTCCGTCTACTTCATCAACATTGTCCGCGACGCACTATCAGCCTGTGGACACGATCCCAATATCGTTCACGCCATCTCTTGCTGGCCTCAGACGGCAGAGTATCTTACCTCGCATCCTGGCATTAGTCACCTTACCTTCATAGGCAGCAAGCCGGTGGCACACGAAGTAGCGAAGAGCGCATCGAAAGTCCTGACACCACTGTGTATCGAGCTCGGCGGAAAGGATGCAGCCGTCGTCCTGGACGAGCCTAACGGCCGTGCTCTGTCAAAGTCAGAAATGAACAGGATTGCCAGTATCCTGATGAGAGGCGTCTTTCAATCAAGTGGACAGAACTGCGTTGGCATCGAGCGTATCGTCGCTATGCCTGCGGCATACGACATGCTGATCGAAATGCTCGAGCCACGCATCAGGAACTTGCGACCGGGCTACGACCTTGACCCCGAAAACGACGAAGGCGTCGACGTGGGAGCAATGGTCTCGCCCGCATCCTTCGACCGTCTAGAAGGTCTCATAGCTGAG GCGAGAGGGCAAGGAGCGAGGTCACTGATTGGGGGCCATCGCTACCACCACGAGCGCTATCCTGCCGGTCACTTTTTTTCGCCCACACTGGTAGTGGACGTAACACCACAGATGCGACTCGCGCAGGAGGAGCTATTTGCGCCCGTGTGTGTCATTATGCGGGCGAGCAACGTGGAAGAGGTGGTCCAAATTACAAACAGCACGATTTACGGTCTGGGATGTAGTGTGTTTGGCCCGACATCGTCGTCAGCAGCTCGTGACAATCTTCGGCATGTGACGACCTCAGTCAAGGCGGGCATGGTAGCAGTCAATGATTTTGCAGCCAATTACGTGGTGCAGCTTCCTTTTGGCGGCGTAGGTGGATCTGGATACGGGAGATTCGCGGGTTTAGAAGGGCTCCGTGGAGTTTCCAACGCCAAATCGATATGCC GAGACAAGTGGCCAGGCTTGCTGAAGACGGCTATTCCGGCTGAACTAAATTATCCCATGCGGCCCTCAGCGTGGGTGAAGGCACGTGGGGTCGTGGAGGTTGGCAACGGCGACACTCTCCGACGCCGTTTGCAGGGCGTTCGAAAGCTCGCGGGATTCTGA
- a CDS encoding Peroxiredoxin Pen c 3 yields the protein MSKPLKVGDKFPDGVKLEWAPITDPDPTSCGVPQVFDASKEFAGKKVVLVSVPGAFTPGCQAFHIPPYFANLDKLLQKGVDLVVVIASNDSWVMAAWGKVNGAKEDTKIRFMSDTKSFFSKNYGWDGPADRNGRWAMVIEKDGTISVADAEEGPGNVTVSGAESILSKL from the exons ATGTCCAAACCATTGAAAGTCGGCGACAAGTTCCCAGACGGCGTCAAGCTAGAATGGGCACCCATAACAGATCCAG ACCCCACATCCTGCGGCGTGCCCCAAGTCTTCGACGCCAGCAAAGAATTCGCCGGCAAGAAAGTCGTCCTCGTCTCCGTTCCCGGCGCCTTCACGCCTGGCTGCCAGGCCTTCCACATCCCACCCTACTTCGCCAACCTCGACAAGCTCCTCCAAAAAGGCGTCGATCTGGTCGTCGTCATAGCGAGCAATGATTCGTGGGTCATGGCTGCGTGGGGCAAAGTCAATGGCGCGAAAGAGGATACGAAGATTAGGTTTATGAGCGACACAAAGAGCTTCTTCTCGAAGAATTATGGATGGGATGGGCCTGCGGATCGGAACGGGAGGTGGGCGATGGTGATTGAGAAGGATGGGACGATATCTGTTGCAGATGCAGAAGAGGGCCCTGGGAACGTGACG GTCTCCGGAGCGGAATCGATCCTCTCGAAGTTGTAA
- a CDS encoding Cytosolic phospholipase A2 zeta: protein MSNQFNSRASEMKQQRRYEQDVHIQQDLSDSTDHLDNLEKMRIEDEHEKKHGFLKGKASAFYQKVIMPAFPEAITDIKIMGGVATLETRVKHEINDPNLFPEITKIAQVRRGIELCPEEQAFLAKRKLNARDNFARYLGLNSDEVLAEDVPIVAFGGSGGGFRAMIGALAYADEMKKTGLWDCLAYVSGVSGSCWSIAAYYTFGKVSMQAVIDHCKKRFSPYHPLSGDAIRTILSASGGARVTLGPLIHKSRSGLQTVAMDLYSVFTTGWIFFQDDPVRHPGGSAHKEVTGYQRSWYKYSSARQYTDDGSEPLPLLTAIRHERPWKDWEDPEHPFKDADHSQGDHAEAPEAWFQWFEFSPYEIGCDEIQAWVPTWAFGRPFEEGKSTMQLPEQSLALLLGLATSAPAGPLTSYIATISRNLPSGFLGNSIHKLAHGITKLWGKEGTEEFHNHHPLHACNEHNFMFHYTPEKNGEGRPPGLENSLRIHLIDSGMDNNCPTYVLLNPSREVDVIINMDASSDVQKDTFPERVDQIGSRRGMKFTKRHDIKPGEDPKDPDRFNGLYAQLYDGIPCERPKTVVDSYGRKVLNPPAPTYRRECGMVYMPLLPNEKAVADFDPSTAKFSGSFNLVWTPEQVDMLVKVCRANFDDGQGAIKEALHEAWQRKKADRQGRLDMEHGKADSVVR from the exons ATGTCAAACCAATTCAATTCTCGTGCGTCCGAAATGAAGCAGCAGCGGCGATATGAGCAAGACGTGCACATCCAGCAGGATTTGAGTGACTCCACGGATCATCTCGATAACCTCGAGAAGATGAGGATCGAAGACGAGCACGAAAAGAAGCACGGGTTCTTGAAAGGCAAAGCTTCTGCATTCTATCAGAAAGTCATCATGCCGGCATTTCCTGAAGCCATTACCGACATCAAGATTATGGGCGGGGTGGCTACTCTTGAGACTCGCGTAAAGCATGAGATCAACGACCCTAACCTATTTCCTGAGATCACCAAGATAGCGCAGGTCCGTCGTGGCATCGAGCTCTGTCCGGAGGAGCAAGCATTTCTCGCGAAACGAAAGCTCAACGCCAGAGACAACTTTGCACGATATCTTGGTCTGAACTCCGACGAAGTTCTCGCTGAAGATGTACCAATAGTAGCGTTTGGCGGCAGTGGAGGTGGTTTTCGTGCCATGATTGGAGCATTAGCTTATGCCGATGAGATGAAGAAAACTGGTCTCTGGGACTGCTTGGCTTACGTATCAGGGGTGTCTGGCTCTTGCTGGTCGATTGCAGCCTATTACACGTTTGGCAAGGTCAGCATGCAGGCTGTGATTGATCATTGCAAGAAGCGCTTTTCGCCATACCATCCACTGTCAGGAGACGCGATACGCACAATCTTGAGCGCTTCTGGTGGTGCAAGAGTGACCTTAGGACCATTAATACACAAGTCAAGAAGTGGTCTGCAGACTGTCGCTATGGACCTTTATTCTGTCTTCACGACCGGGTGGATCTTCTTCCAAGACGACCCAGTAAGACATCCAGGAGGCAGTGCTCACAAGGAGGTGACTGGCTATCAGAGATCTTGGTACAAGTACTCGAGTGCTAGACAGTACACAGATGATGGTAGTGAGCCGCTTCCACTGCTGACCGCAATCCGCCATGAAAGACCGTGGAAGGACTGGGAAGACCCAGAACATCCCTTCAAAGACGCAGATCATTCTCAAGGCGATCACGCCGAAGCTCCGGAAGCATGGTTCCAGTGGTTCGAGTTCAGCCCATACGAGATTGGTTGCGATGAGATCCAGGCATGGGTACCAACCTGGGCTTTCGGAAGGCCATTCGAAGAAGGCAAGTCGACTATGCAATTACCAGAACAATCTCTCGCGCTCCTACTTGGTCTCGCTACAAGCGCACCAGCTGGACCACTCACATCCTACATAGCCACTATCAGCCGCAATTTACCCTCAGGTTTCTTGGGCAACTCCATCCACAAGCTGGCACATGGCATCACCAAGCTATGGGGCAAGGAAGGGACGGAGGAGTTCCACAACCACCATCCGCTTCATGCGTGTAATGAGCACAATTTCATGTTCCACTACACACCAGAGAAAAATGGAGAAGGCAGGCCACCAGGCTTAGAGAACTCTCTGCGTATTCATCTGATAGACTCCGGCATGGACAATAATTGTCCAACATACGTGCTCCTGAATCCAAGCCGCGAAGTGGACGTCATAATCAACATGGATGCATCAAGTGATGTCCAGAAAGATAC CTTTCCCGAGAGAGTCGATCAAATCGGCAGCCGGCGAGGCATGAAATTCACCAAACGACACGATATCAAGCCTGGCGAAGACCCCAAAGACCCCGACCGCTTCAATGGCTTATACGCTCAACTATACGACGGCATCCCGTGTGAACGACCAAAGACTGTGGTTGACTCCTATGGCAGGAAAGTACTCAACCCACCTGCTCCGACGTACCGGAGGGAATGCGGGATGGTTTACATGCCGTTGTTACCCAACGAGAAAGCAGTAGCGGACTTTGATCCTTCAACTGCTAAATTTTCTGGCTCGTTTAATCTGGTTTGGACTCCTGAACAGGTAGATATGCTGGTCAAAGTGTGCAGGGCGAATTTTGACGATGGGCAAGGTGCTATCAAGGAAGCACTGCACGAAGCTTGGCAGAGGAAGAAGGCTGACCGTCAAGGTCGCTTGGATATGGAGCATGGCAAGGCCGATTCGGTGGTAAGGTAG